The following proteins are encoded in a genomic region of Aquifex aeolicus VF5:
- a CDS encoding HI0074 family nucleotidyltransferase substrate-binding subunit: MDRLNKILKDFSSAVNRLEKAINKAKEFKGSEEYSFYRDSAIQRFEFTFELMWKVLKVFLEKEGILCRSPRSCIRAFFNAGYSTEEETRLMLKMVEDRNLTVHTYNEKLAEEIFSRLESYVKIFRSIYETIEDGSH; this comes from the coding sequence GTGGATAGACTTAACAAAATCCTAAAAGACTTTTCTTCAGCGGTAAATAGATTAGAAAAAGCGATAAATAAAGCAAAAGAATTTAAAGGATCAGAGGAGTACTCCTTTTACAGAGATTCTGCCATACAAAGATTCGAGTTCACGTTTGAATTAATGTGGAAAGTACTGAAAGTATTTCTCGAAAAAGAAGGAATACTCTGTAGATCGCCTAGAAGTTGTATAAGAGCTTTCTTTAACGCAGGCTATTCCACAGAAGAAGAAACAAGACTTATGCTAAAAATGGTAGAGGATAGAAACTTAACCGTACACACTTACAACGAAAAGCTTGCTGAGGAAATATTCAGCAGACTTGAGAGCTACGTAAAGATCTTTCGAAGCATTTATGAAACAATTGAGGATGGATCACATTAG
- the mntA gene encoding type VII toxin-antitoxin system MntA family adenylyltransferase antitoxin: MSVRINFKLTMAKIETIEDLRKYIEDFFKRRNKKVKVILFGSRARGTHTSYSDVDIAILSDENIDNDLILLREEIENSLLPQKVDIVGFSKLEESFKEEILKEGKVWIDLTKS; the protein is encoded by the coding sequence TTGAGTGTCCGTATAAATTTTAAACTTACAATGGCAAAGATTGAAACGATAGAAGATCTCAGGAAATATATAGAAGATTTTTTCAAACGGAGAAACAAGAAGGTAAAGGTTATACTTTTTGGTTCCAGAGCACGGGGAACGCATACATCATATTCAGATGTGGATATTGCTATTTTGTCGGATGAAAATATAGATAACGATCTGATACTACTTAGAGAAGAAATAGAAAACTCATTGTTGCCTCAGAAAGTTGATATAGTCGGCTTTTCAAAACTTGAGGAGAGTTTTAAAGAAGAAATCCTAAAAGAGGGAAAAGTGTGGATAGACTTAACAAAATCCTAA